CGCCACAAATAAAGGCCCCTCCACCGCCCGCCGCGACGTCGGCGCCAAGCAACAACCgcgaccgccgcctcctcctcctcctcctactactactacttagCCCAGTCGCCAAGTCGAGGGAcccccggggggggggggggggggggaatcgGAGCGGAGCCGTGGAGGGGCAGGGGCATGGACCGCATCGTCGGCGGCAAGTTCAAACTCGGCCGGAAGATCGGGTGCGGCTCCTTCGGGGAGATCTACCTCGGTAAGCGTCGGGGACCTAGGGGTTTGCGGTTCGTCCACAGGGGAGGGCGCTTGGGGGTTTTACTGCGTGCCCGTGCCTCAtgtgttgttgtttttgttgttgatgatgcaGCCACGCACGTGGACACCTACGAGATCGCCGCGGTGAAGATTGTGAGTTCTTCCCTCTCTTAGCTCCTCCTCGAAATTTTTCGATTCGGTTGCTGTTTGTTCTGCCGGACGGATTAGCACCGGTTGTTtcgatgaaaataaaaatttccaGTTAGTTGGCGCTGCTCTTGGTTGTTCTAGCCTTTTAGGTTGCCGGTGATTACATTGGAGTGCTGCTAATCATGCGGTTAGAGACTTCGAAGGATCGTGGATGCAGCCTCGCTACTTACTTTTTTCCTAGTTTAGTTGTGCGGCTACTTGGCTACTAGGCGCTTGCGTGATGATGAGTGTGGATGGAGGTTGACTGGTTGGTCATGATTACGCTTGGCGTAGCGGAATTGCATTGTAGCTTCTTTAAGCAAGAGTTCTGACGGGGAACAGTACATGATCGAGCACCTAAAGTTAGTGTTGCTTCAATCAGATTTCTTCTATTGAGTAAAACCTGGTGCTtctctcctgtttgatcccctTGGTTCTTTGATGGCGCATACAGTACGGTTGCATGGGTCTGTCTAATGAGGCTTAAAGTTGACTAGCTCGTTTGAATTGTCAGGAGAGTAGCAAGACGAAGCATCCCCAGCTGTTTTACGAGGCAAAGCTCTACAATGCACTCCAAGGAGGAAGTAGGCCCTGTGTACATCTCTGCATAGTGCCATTGTGCACTCTGTTTTGATGAGATCGCGAGTTGATTGGAATAATTATGGAATCCAGGTGGCATTGCAAATGTTAAGTGGTGTGGTGTGGATGGAGAGGAAAATATCCTTGTCATCGATTTGCTTGGGCCGAGCTTGGAGGATCTGTTTGTCTATTGTGGCAGGAAATTCACACTGAAGACAGTTCTAATGTTGGCGGACCAGATGGTAATTGATATTGTTCATTTCTTAATTCATTTATTCCAAGACATTATGGTTAGTATGCAAAACCTTAGGAGAAAGCTAACATTTTGTCAGAAGTCCGACTACTAGTGAAACTGTGAACTTTACTTATGCAACAATTTTCATTTTGGTTAATCAGTCTAATTGAAACAAAAGGTTTATTTGATGACAATTTTAAAGTATGTCTGGATATTTCACTGTTGTCTACTTGTCTTGTTCTCTCACAATACTTACTGAACACCAAATTTCATTCTTAACAATTATACTTAGAAAGTTTCTCAATCACCAATTCACCATGctgattttgaaaaaaaaaaagaggggggGAGGGTGTAGGTTTTCCTTTAACATTCATAACTTAGTTCTACAGCTTTACTCCTGCATTTTTACTTTTACCAActcaatccattttttttttgtctttgcaCGCTTTAGTTGAGCACTGTGAATGATTAACTTCAGCATTTTTTCTGTAAATAATTATGACAGATTACAAGAATTGAGTTTGTACATTCCAAAGGATACTTACACAGAGACATAAAACCTGACAACTTTCTGATGGGACTTGGTCGGAAAGCAAATCAGGTATTGAGTGTCACAATATTCAAGCTCCTCATAGGGATTAATATTCTAGctaattttatttctctacTTTTGATTACCAGGTATACATAATTGATTTTGGACTTGCAAAAAGATACAGGGATTCCACTACGAATCGTCATATTCCTTATAGGTACTGTTGCATTTGTAAGGTTTACTGCTTTATACTCTCGGTCCTGCTTCCTTGTAtcactagtatatatatatcatacacTTTTATTCTAAGCTTATCGTGCTGGCTTTTTGTAGAGAAAACAAGAACTTAACTGGCACTGCACGCTATGCAAGTTGCAACACTCATCTTGGGGTTGGTAAGTTTTGACTGGTAGCTGTTAAatcattttgaaaattttgatttttgacatCATTGTTGTATTCAATTAACAGAGCAAAGTCGGCGGGATGATTTAGAATCTCTTGGTTATGTTCTTCTATACTTTCTCCGAGGAAGGTAAGCACTAAGcacattttttcttctttgtagAGAAGTTTTTCATGATCTTCACATGTGATGAAGTGTTCTAGACCAGTATCTGGGTGCTTTGtgcttaaatatatttatttacagTGAACAATAACACTGGGCAGATGTTTTTGGTATATTTGGTTGCTAGataaatatcacatattaGGAAGTTTCAAGAATTTACCTTCTGAAAATTCCTTAGCTACAAATGCAGCCTTTGATCCACTTCTAAGTTCCGACTATTGTGTATTTTAAGTATGCAAGCACGCTGATTTCTAGGAAAAACTGTAGACCTCATCAGTCACCAAAACCACAAGACCAACATACCGCTTCCAATGTTGTCTGATCGGCTGATCGAACCTGATCGCCATGGCACCGATCAGGTCGATCAGACCGATTAATCGAGTCTGATCAGTACAGTACTACAATCTATGCAGTGTACTAGTGTgcaatataaaatacaataatagaGGAATTATTTGACAGTTAGATGGTAATTACCTTTGAGCTTTGTTGTTTGAGGTGCCCATAACTCCAGATTCTAGTCCTATACTCCATATATTTCTAAGAGACTAAAATTCTAGTCCCATACTCCATACTAAAATTCGATGAGACTAAAGATTACCCAGCCCAACTCAAAACTCCAAAGTCACATGCTGATCGGTTGATCGCCACCCCTTCTGATCACCCGATTAATCGGACCTAATCGTTGGCTAATCGGACGATCAGGTTTCTGATTGGTTTGATCGTTTCGAATGGCCTAATCGAGGTTAGGGGACCGATCAGCCCGATTAATCGTGATTAATCGGACGATCAGATAACACTGACCGCTTCTATTAACATCAATCACTAGCAAGTAGCAACTATTTGATACTAGAAGCTGGGCACCTGCTCTTATTTtaggactatatatatatccttaaAATATGCAAAGTATTTATACAGATGATTAATGCAATATACAGTAGTTTCCTAAAGTTCTCCTGCCGTATGTTTGCAAATTTCTGTCTTATCAGTGCCATAGTTCCAAGAAAGAGAATTTTATGTCCTCTGCAGATCAGTTTATGTGCAATACCAATTATAccatagttttctttttcagatcTGTGAGACACTCTTTTATGCTAACGATTTTTTAATGAACTGCTGTGTGAAGCCTCCCATGGCAGGGACTAAAAGCTGCAACAAAGAAGCAGAAGTATGACAAGATTTGTGAGAAAAAGATTTCAACACCTATTGAGGTCCATGTCTAAACAGTTGTGTcaaataaatacagtttagtttgtttctgATCGACAAACACTTCTATAGGTGTTATGCAAATCCTGTCCAGTTGAATTTGCATCTTACTTCCACTATTGTCATTCCTTGACATTTGATCAGCGGCCCGATTATGCTTTTGTAAAGCGCCTTTTCCGTGACTTATTTACCCGTCAAGGTATTCCCTGTTTAAGTGGTACTATCTATGTAGAGAGTTATGTTATCCCGAGTTCCAACATATTCTAATCGATTATATGTTCCATATTGGTATCCA
This is a stretch of genomic DNA from Oryza brachyantha chromosome 1, ObraRS2, whole genome shotgun sequence. It encodes these proteins:
- the LOC102702788 gene encoding casein kinase 1-like protein 4 isoform X1, translated to MDRIVGGKFKLGRKIGCGSFGEIYLATHVDTYEIAAVKIESSKTKHPQLFYEAKLYNALQGGSGIANVKWCGVDGEENILVIDLLGPSLEDLFVYCGRKFTLKTVLMLADQMITRIEFVHSKGYLHRDIKPDNFLMGLGRKANQVYIIDFGLAKRYRDSTTNRHIPYRENKNLTGTARYASCNTHLGVEQSRRDDLESLGYVLLYFLRGSLPWQGLKAATKKQKYDKICEKKISTPIEVLCKSCPVEFASYFHYCHSLTFDQRPDYAFVKRLFRDLFTRQGYEFDYVFDWTVLRYKQGQKVQVSSWHGSGATITRAIPGDLDKQAGLGVNGAFHHNGAREQTGPSHLAGSAAQLQVKRATEGGPYPNIQRTENVEQDMTSRKAHLTASVLPGAEWRKDGDSRQLGQLDVLHQKQSFVSNTGSSSGRFPTFLYDSPAN
- the LOC102702788 gene encoding casein kinase 1-like protein 3 isoform X2; amino-acid sequence: MDRIVGGKFKLGRKIGCGSFGEIYLATHVDTYEIAAVKIESSKTKHPQLFYEAKLYNALQGGSGIANVKWCGVDGEENILVIDLLGPSLEDLFVYCGRKFTLKTVLMLADQMITRIEFVHSKGYLHRDIKPDNFLMGLGRKANQVYIIDFGLAKRYRDSTTNRHIPYRENKNLTGTARYASCNTHLGVEQSRRDDLESLGYVLLYFLRGSLPWQGLKAATKKQKYDKICEKKISTPIEVLCKSCPVEFASYFHYCHSLTFDQRPDYAFVKRLFRDLFTRQGYEFDYVFDWTVLRYKQGQKVQHGSGATITRAIPGDLDKQAGLGVNGAFHHNGAREQTGPSHLAGSAAQLQVKRATEGGPYPNIQRTENVEQDMTSRKAHLTASVLPGAEWRKDGDSRQLGQLDVLHQKQSFVSNTGSSSGRFPTFLYDSPAN
- the LOC102702788 gene encoding casein kinase 1-like protein 3 isoform X3, with amino-acid sequence MDRIVGGKFKLGRKIGCGSFGEIYLATHVDTYEIAAVKIESSKTKHPQLFYEAKLYNALQGGSGIANVKWCGVDGEENILVIDLLGPSLEDLFVYCGRKFTLKTVLMLADQMITRIEFVHSKGYLHRDIKPDNFLMGLGRKANQVYIIDFGLAKRYRDSTTNRHIPYRENKNLTGTARYASCNTHLGVEQSRRDDLESLGYVLLYFLRGSLPWQGLKAATKKQKYDKICEKKISTPIEVLCKSCPVEFASYFHYCHSLTFDQRPDYAFVKRLFRDLFTRQGYEFDYVFDWTVLRYKQGQKHGSGATITRAIPGDLDKQAGLGVNGAFHHNGAREQTGPSHLAGSAAQLQVKRATEGGPYPNIQRTENVEQDMTSRKAHLTASVLPGAEWRKDGDSRQLGQLDVLHQKQSFVSNTGSSSGRFPTFLYDSPAN